In the Leptotrichia sp. oral taxon 847 genome, one interval contains:
- a CDS encoding autotransporter-associated N-terminal domain-containing protein, translating into MTNDLRILKKELKSFAKRVKDFKYTDSALITFLLTGLIMLSGISLNLYSDEIKAQQEAINTSITQIRKDFKRARQENNKLLRNTNLELIQLMEQGDQVVKSPWSSWQFGMNYVYNDWQGTYKGRGDKKESMKYARVNDKFGTYTGAKQGTTELKRVIEPVSAVPVDAAVRPKTVTINAVAGASAPVITTPTLNVNVSSVTPSTTTVPSITAPTVAIPGISMESINGYNLIFPNSGVYGTDIPHATDMTVSSSTGVKSSPVANPVVNSEQYISYFYSGQNVTKAGTKDATVTIKDDIIVDNFNGNNKYYAGGSRYAYTDDVFMAGTGTNRSSFTLQTQDKVTLRGPKIVALLAEETLWNAGYTDFNIKNKGTITDYNEGLSAGATLSSTTGNDTVKVDASGYSGYKTGIALTTEESDSWSQGHNNYNLQNDGTIEFYGSNSTGIQYDSTRESAYSYIGMFNEGNTFFRRENGSKSPIPGANINWWTTPITWGDGPAKVSLINANGSKIILHGDYSHALKMAGELVRYGTNDGTDSQFYNLGTITITGNNGSKGSSAAITKMTSKLTDTRGANDGGTTGVKLRGNYDSDDGDISDAIMQNKGTIEIAGYNNAGLLIESNNKDTTINASNGVINIDRDKNQNKKAASNAAIRVQASKIDPTQVTATTANYRDTSGTYTGSLNLSGIINVRTQAKVQGVNNGTINLLNSTDNGQQGGMETLVSMQ; encoded by the coding sequence ATGACAAATGATTTGAGAATTCTAAAAAAAGAATTGAAATCTTTTGCAAAAAGAGTTAAAGATTTTAAGTACACTGATTCGGCGCTTATCACTTTCTTACTTACAGGACTAATAATGCTTAGCGGTATTTCACTTAATCTTTACTCAGATGAAATTAAGGCGCAGCAGGAAGCAATAAACACTTCAATAACGCAAATTAGAAAGGATTTTAAACGGGCAAGACAGGAAAATAACAAGCTTTTGAGAAACACAAACTTAGAACTAATTCAACTAATGGAGCAAGGAGACCAAGTGGTAAAATCACCTTGGAGCAGCTGGCAGTTTGGAATGAATTATGTGTATAACGACTGGCAAGGAACTTATAAAGGTCGTGGAGATAAAAAGGAATCTATGAAGTATGCAAGGGTAAATGACAAGTTTGGTACTTATACAGGAGCAAAGCAGGGAACTACTGAGTTGAAAAGGGTAATTGAACCAGTTTCAGCTGTGCCTGTGGATGCGGCAGTTAGACCAAAAACTGTAACTATAAATGCTGTAGCCGGTGCCTCAGCTCCGGTTATAACAACACCGACTTTGAATGTTAATGTGTCAAGTGTAACACCGTCAACTACAACGGTTCCATCTATAACAGCTCCTACTGTAGCGATACCAGGAATTAGTATGGAATCAATAAATGGTTATAATTTAATATTCCCAAATAGTGGCGTGTACGGAACTGATATTCCTCATGCTACAGATATGACAGTTTCAAGTAGTACAGGAGTTAAAAGTTCTCCAGTAGCAAATCCAGTAGTAAATAGTGAGCAATATATTTCTTATTTCTATTCTGGTCAAAATGTTACTAAGGCAGGAACAAAGGATGCAACAGTAACTATTAAAGATGATATTATTGTAGATAATTTTAATGGAAATAATAAATATTATGCTGGTGGTTCTCGATATGCGTATACGGATGATGTGTTTATGGCAGGAACTGGAACTAATCGAAGCTCGTTTACACTTCAAACACAAGATAAAGTGACATTGAGGGGACCTAAAATAGTTGCATTATTAGCAGAAGAAACATTATGGAATGCAGGATATACTGATTTTAATATAAAAAATAAAGGAACTATAACAGATTATAATGAAGGATTAAGTGCGGGTGCGACTCTTTCTTCTACAACGGGAAATGATACTGTTAAAGTAGATGCTAGCGGATATTCAGGATATAAAACTGGTATTGCGCTTACAACAGAAGAATCAGATTCTTGGTCACAGGGGCATAATAATTACAATTTACAAAATGATGGTACTATAGAATTTTATGGAAGTAATTCTACTGGGATTCAATATGATTCAACAAGAGAATCAGCATATTCTTATATAGGAATGTTTAATGAAGGGAATACTTTTTTTAGAAGAGAAAATGGTTCTAAAAGTCCCATTCCAGGAGCTAATATAAATTGGTGGACAACGCCTATAACTTGGGGTGATGGTCCAGCAAAAGTTTCTTTAATTAATGCAAATGGTTCAAAAATTATACTACATGGAGATTATTCACATGCCTTAAAAATGGCGGGAGAATTAGTGAGATATGGTACTAATGATGGAACTGATTCACAATTCTATAATTTAGGAACAATCACTATAACTGGTAATAATGGATCTAAAGGCTCATCAGCCGCTATTACTAAAATGACATCAAAATTGACAGATACAAGAGGAGCAAATGATGGAGGAACAACTGGTGTAAAATTAAGAGGTAATTATGATTCAGATGACGGAGATATTTCAGATGCTATAATGCAAAATAAAGGAACTATTGAAATTGCTGGATATAATAACGCTGGATTATTAATAGAATCTAATAATAAAGATACGACTATAAATGCAAGTAACGGAGTTATAAACATTGATAGAGATAAAAATCAGAATAAAAAAGCCGCAAGTAATGCAGCAATAAGAGTACAGGCTAGCAAAATAGATCCTACTCAAGTGACTGCGACAACTGCAAATTATCGTGATACAAGTGGTACATATACAGGTTCTTTGAATTTAAGTGGAATAATAAATGTAAGAACTCAAGCCAAAGTTCAAGGAGTAAATAACGGAACAATTAATCTTCTGAATAGTACAGACAATGGGCAACAGGGGGGAATGGAAACGTTGGTATCTATGCAGTAA
- a CDS encoding autotransporter domain-containing protein: protein MMSSQDAGLSNYNTNIINKGTIEVGSSDSGTNVTSGGVGMYVGKKDSNGEQSGGVITSYANNVGVVNNGIFNFNGGTISANGVNSVGVYSKGGGNSKTYIGNNTPNSATLNVSDGGVGLYTDDGSTQTLQGLNANVSGTDKAGSILFYNIKSQAASGNGKFDLTNPNAGNATMGAHSFVFYTNDNLFSGGTTFTQFLNDWIGTSSGPGVNLTMNSGSSLLLDDVSGAGNKNVLFSNITPITGPTLQNKNGQIVATLTGDYQYLTVKGADVKVDETNYDLSDPNNKLNKVSIYDSNITVNNGTTIHDGATPNVATSTNLVSQGYILGVNNGKTLINKGTITMNSSTPALKTLVAVGTDGSATPTSSKAINDGTITSKINDGIGIYVGDGAEGTNNSGKTITMDGTKAFGMVGSEANTENQGDIIVNGASSIGMYSIETKASPSDKVAKNSGTITTTGDNNIGMVGNYSDILNDTKGVIKLNNSNNNVGMYTSAGTSGKITNNGTITGIDGTIGIYGTDRVELGSSSSITVGDRGVALYSDTGNVTVNPGAKIELIKGGTGSTPADNATGVFIDNSRGTASTVNMNVHNLVQSNLGKNSYGYFFKDVNTLNYTNTNGSNPITLDDGSIFVYSDATAGNVYNTQDLTAVGNGVIGLYQTGGTITNDGKLDFSAGTKNTAIYTANGTAINQSAGTIGVGASSFGMVTTGGTLTNDGKINITANKGTGMYSSSSNVTTNNGLITTAAGVTDAVGIYGKSVNNTSSGKITVGDSDIAIYTDGGNVTNDGDITVGNNKAIGVLAIGANQNIALNGNVAIGDDSFGLVNKGNSNKITSNASNTTLGTDAVFIYQNDNTGEVKNYTNLVSTGDRNYGLYGNGTTENYGTIDFSNGNGNVGMYATAGGVGTNFGTIKVGASNTGAKEYGVGMATGYYDETTHTTSNEGTIINRGKIEVSKPNTMGMYAVGPNSKAINYGDIDLSGNDTIGMYLDRGAKGENWGHIQTTASGLKGVKGIYLSNGSYIKNYGTINIAASDMKSAGIWSDTQSQSNAEENASGVNPVTGASQTGTSTPAMRVVTADDMKEMGGVTIKVPPRATPVTVTDAHGNVIPIVKVDTDTPTPTPVSVTVTSPSGITTLNLAANNMQNFASSSEATSLGMYVDTSGVNYTNPIQGLNNLVGLQDINLYFGPEASRYTTSKAIEIGDNILKPYNDALRGLVTAGTTLYVTSPSLTWMAQPTKNAATGLLDKVYLVKVPYTAFAKDGDDQTYNFLAGLEQRYGVQGLGTKEKLIFDKISSLTGGEGHILAQAIDEMKGHQYSNIQQRTKETGDILSNEFNYLQTEWENPTKDNNKIKAFGHRGEYKTDTAGVIDYSNNAYGVAYVHENETVKLGNSSGWYAGAVTNRFKFKDLGKSREDQTMIKAGIFKKMSPASDHNGSLQWTISGEAFAGINHMKRRYWIVDDTFEAKSDYGTYGVALKNEVGKDFRTSERTSIRPYGALNLEYGRYTGIKEDGPMALEVRGNDYISVQPEAGVSFNYRQPVGVRSSIRASLVAAYTNELGKVNDVKNKAKLRGTDAEYYELRGDKENHKGSGKFDLNLGFENTRFGVTVNAGYDTKGENIRGGIGFRLIY, encoded by the coding sequence ATGATGTCGTCACAAGATGCGGGGCTTTCTAACTATAATACAAATATTATAAATAAAGGGACAATAGAAGTAGGTTCAAGTGATAGCGGAACTAATGTAACATCTGGTGGAGTTGGTATGTATGTTGGAAAGAAAGATAGTAACGGTGAGCAAAGTGGAGGAGTAATTACATCATATGCAAACAACGTCGGAGTTGTAAATAACGGAATCTTTAACTTCAACGGTGGAACAATTTCGGCAAATGGAGTAAATTCAGTGGGAGTTTATTCTAAAGGTGGAGGAAACTCAAAGACATATATAGGTAACAATACTCCAAATTCAGCAACATTAAATGTGTCTGATGGTGGAGTAGGACTTTATACAGATGATGGTTCTACACAAACTTTACAAGGGTTGAATGCCAATGTTTCAGGAACTGACAAGGCTGGATCAATTTTATTCTATAACATTAAATCACAAGCAGCATCAGGTAATGGAAAATTTGATTTGACAAACCCAAATGCAGGTAATGCTACAATGGGTGCTCATTCATTTGTTTTCTATACTAATGATAATCTATTTTCAGGTGGAACGACATTTACTCAATTTTTAAATGATTGGATTGGTACATCATCAGGTCCAGGAGTAAATTTAACAATGAACTCTGGTTCAAGTTTATTATTAGATGATGTAAGTGGTGCTGGAAACAAAAATGTATTATTCAGTAATATAACACCTATAACAGGTCCAACTTTGCAAAATAAAAATGGTCAAATAGTAGCAACGCTAACTGGAGATTATCAATATTTGACAGTAAAGGGAGCAGATGTAAAAGTCGATGAAACAAACTATGATTTATCAGATCCTAATAATAAATTAAACAAAGTTTCAATATATGACTCGAATATAACTGTAAATAATGGAACAACTATTCACGATGGAGCTACCCCTAATGTGGCAACATCGACTAATTTGGTTAGTCAAGGGTATATCCTTGGAGTAAATAATGGAAAAACATTGATTAACAAAGGAACAATTACAATGAATTCTTCAACACCTGCACTAAAGACATTAGTTGCAGTAGGAACTGATGGAAGTGCTACACCGACAAGTTCAAAAGCTATAAATGATGGAACAATTACAAGTAAAATCAATGATGGAATTGGAATTTATGTTGGAGACGGTGCAGAAGGTACGAATAACAGTGGTAAAACCATAACAATGGACGGAACAAAAGCGTTTGGTATGGTCGGTTCAGAAGCTAATACAGAAAACCAGGGTGATATTATAGTTAACGGAGCGTCATCAATAGGAATGTACTCTATTGAAACTAAAGCTTCACCTTCAGATAAAGTGGCAAAAAATAGTGGAACTATAACAACAACTGGAGATAATAACATTGGAATGGTTGGAAATTATTCTGACATATTAAACGATACAAAAGGAGTAATTAAATTAAATAATTCTAATAATAATGTTGGAATGTATACTTCAGCAGGAACTAGTGGAAAAATTACAAACAATGGAACTATTACAGGAATAGACGGAACAATAGGAATTTATGGAACTGATAGAGTTGAATTGGGAAGTAGTTCAAGTATAACAGTTGGAGATAGAGGAGTTGCTCTGTACTCGGATACAGGAAATGTTACAGTTAATCCCGGAGCTAAGATTGAATTAATAAAAGGTGGAACTGGTTCAACACCGGCTGACAATGCAACAGGAGTATTTATAGACAATTCTCGTGGTACAGCTTCAACTGTAAATATGAATGTACATAACTTAGTTCAAAGTAATCTTGGTAAAAACTCTTATGGATATTTCTTTAAAGATGTGAATACTTTAAATTACACAAATACAAACGGAAGTAATCCAATTACATTAGACGATGGTTCAATTTTTGTCTATTCTGATGCAACTGCTGGAAATGTATATAATACACAAGACTTAACTGCTGTGGGTAATGGAGTAATTGGACTATATCAAACTGGCGGAACAATTACAAATGATGGAAAACTTGATTTTAGTGCAGGAACAAAAAATACTGCAATATATACTGCAAATGGAACAGCAATTAACCAATCAGCTGGAACAATTGGTGTAGGAGCTTCTAGTTTTGGTATGGTTACAACAGGTGGTACTTTAACAAATGATGGAAAAATCAATATAACAGCAAACAAAGGTACTGGTATGTATTCATCTAGTTCAAATGTAACAACAAATAACGGCTTAATAACAACAGCAGCTGGTGTAACCGATGCAGTTGGTATCTATGGTAAATCTGTAAATAATACATCAAGTGGTAAAATTACTGTTGGAGACAGCGATATAGCTATTTATACTGACGGAGGAAATGTAACAAATGATGGAGACATCACAGTTGGAAATAATAAAGCAATTGGTGTTTTAGCAATTGGAGCTAATCAAAATATTGCTTTAAATGGAAATGTAGCAATTGGTGATGATTCGTTTGGATTAGTAAACAAGGGAAATAGCAATAAAATTACTTCTAATGCCTCAAACACTACATTAGGAACAGATGCAGTATTTATTTATCAAAATGATAATACTGGAGAAGTAAAAAATTATACTAACCTGGTTTCCACTGGAGACAGAAACTATGGACTATACGGAAATGGTACTACTGAAAACTACGGAACAATAGACTTCTCAAATGGAAATGGTAACGTTGGAATGTATGCAACTGCTGGTGGTGTTGGAACAAACTTTGGAACAATTAAAGTTGGTGCTTCAAACACAGGTGCAAAAGAATATGGTGTAGGTATGGCTACAGGATATTATGATGAAACAACACATACAACCTCAAATGAAGGAACAATCATAAACAGAGGAAAAATAGAAGTAAGCAAGCCGAACACAATGGGAATGTATGCGGTAGGACCTAATTCAAAAGCAATAAACTATGGAGATATAGACTTGTCAGGAAATGATACGATAGGAATGTATCTTGACAGAGGTGCCAAAGGTGAAAACTGGGGACATATTCAAACGACAGCATCAGGACTTAAAGGAGTAAAAGGAATATATCTTTCAAATGGAAGCTACATTAAGAACTACGGAACAATAAACATAGCAGCTTCAGATATGAAGAGTGCAGGAATATGGTCTGATACGCAATCGCAATCAAATGCCGAAGAAAATGCAAGTGGAGTAAATCCAGTAACAGGGGCAAGTCAGACAGGAACATCAACACCGGCAATGAGAGTAGTTACAGCAGATGACATGAAGGAAATGGGAGGAGTAACAATAAAGGTTCCGCCTAGAGCGACACCGGTAACAGTAACAGATGCACACGGAAACGTAATACCGATAGTAAAAGTTGACACAGACACTCCAACACCAACCCCAGTGTCAGTAACAGTAACATCGCCGTCAGGAATAACAACGTTAAACTTGGCAGCAAACAATATGCAAAACTTCGCATCATCTTCAGAAGCGACAAGCCTTGGAATGTATGTGGATACATCGGGAGTAAATTACACAAATCCAATACAGGGACTTAATAATTTAGTTGGACTTCAAGATATAAACTTGTATTTTGGACCGGAAGCTTCGAGATACACTACATCTAAAGCGATAGAAATAGGGGATAATATTTTAAAACCTTACAATGACGCGTTAAGAGGACTGGTAACAGCAGGAACAACATTGTATGTAACTTCACCAAGTCTAACTTGGATGGCACAGCCAACAAAAAATGCTGCAACAGGACTGTTAGACAAAGTATACTTAGTAAAAGTTCCGTATACAGCGTTTGCAAAAGATGGAGATGACCAGACATACAACTTCCTTGCAGGACTGGAACAAAGATATGGAGTACAAGGATTAGGAACTAAGGAAAAATTGATATTTGACAAGATAAGCAGTTTAACTGGAGGAGAAGGACACATACTGGCTCAGGCGATTGATGAAATGAAAGGACACCAGTATTCAAATATCCAGCAGAGAACAAAAGAAACAGGAGATATTTTGAGCAATGAGTTCAACTATTTGCAGACTGAATGGGAAAACCCAACAAAAGATAACAACAAGATAAAAGCGTTTGGTCATAGAGGAGAATACAAGACAGATACAGCAGGAGTAATTGATTATTCAAACAACGCTTACGGAGTAGCCTATGTTCATGAAAATGAAACTGTTAAATTGGGAAATAGCTCAGGATGGTATGCGGGAGCGGTAACAAATAGATTTAAATTTAAGGATCTAGGAAAATCAAGAGAAGACCAGACAATGATAAAAGCGGGAATCTTTAAGAAAATGTCTCCAGCTTCTGACCACAATGGCTCATTACAGTGGACAATTTCAGGTGAAGCGTTTGCAGGAATAAACCATATGAAACGAAGATACTGGATAGTAGATGACACTTTTGAAGCGAAATCAGACTATGGAACATATGGAGTGGCACTAAAGAATGAAGTTGGAAAAGACTTTAGAACAAGTGAGAGAACAAGTATAAGACCATATGGAGCATTAAACTTGGAATACGGAAGATACACAGGAATAAAGGAAGACGGACCGATGGCACTAGAAGTAAGAGGAAATGACTACATTTCAGTACAGCCGGAAGCAGGAGTATCATTTAATTATAGACAGCCAGTGGGAGTAAGAAGCAGCATAAGAGCAAGTTTAGTAGCAGCGTATACAAATGAGCTTGGAAAAGTGAACGATGTAAAAAACAAAGCGAAATTAAGAGGAACAGATGCAGAATACTATGAACTACGAGGAGACAAGGAAAATCATAAGGGAAGCGGAAAGTTTGATTTAAATTTAGGCTTTGAAAATACAAGATTTGGAGTAACAGTAAATGCAGGATATGATACAAAAGGAGAAAATATAAGAGGAGGTATAGGATTTAGATTGATTTACTAA
- a CDS encoding M13 family metallopeptidase codes for MKKIFIICAILVTASSAFADENTNAAAATETKVEGANKKTTVKKAGFWDFYEQQQTKFLKPNDQKLFNDLDKSVRPQDDFYKYVNNKWDKSTVIPRAKSAWGSFVEVTEKNHDFLKNLIKELEEKNVSGNTNEQKILTLYKSFSDMKKRNELGISPIKNSLEKIDAIKDIKDLQKYNIENTRQGKNEFYGWGIGADFNNAKNYAVFLGSASLGLSVDYYQKDTAENRKILAEYTNYVSDILKFAGEKDTLQKAQKIVQFEKDMANTMLKVEDYHDVKKYNNPKSVKDLANITKNINLADYLQKVGVNTDKVIITELNYFKNLDRFLRDENIDLIKDYMKFQLVDGSSSYLTDELGKRSFEFYGKYLNGQKERETLEKRALYFTNGSLGEMVGQIYVKRNFSPEAKRDTKEMVEYIRKALKNRITKLTWMSETTKKKALEKLAKINVKIGYPDKWKDYSTLVFTNDDTLYDLVEKMNDWSYKEALKKVGKPVDKTEWGMSANTVNAYYSPTGNEIVFPAGILQPPFYDVKNSEAAANFGAIGTVIAHEITHGFDVSGASYDGDGNVKNWWTAEDKAKFDAVSKKLANEFSSYTVIDDTKVNGEFTLTENIADLGGVNIAYDALQLYLKDHPNSTKAYDDTISKLFFLSYARMWRQKSTPEYLKNMTKSDSHSPNFLRVNAILKNVDAFEKTFEVKEGDKMYKAPADRIKIW; via the coding sequence ATGAAAAAGATATTTATAATTTGTGCAATTTTAGTAACTGCAAGTAGTGCTTTTGCTGATGAAAATACAAATGCGGCAGCAGCAACTGAAACGAAAGTAGAAGGAGCAAATAAAAAAACAACTGTAAAAAAAGCTGGATTTTGGGATTTTTATGAACAACAGCAGACAAAATTTTTAAAGCCTAATGATCAAAAATTGTTTAATGATTTAGATAAAAGTGTGAGACCGCAAGATGATTTTTACAAATATGTAAACAATAAATGGGATAAAAGTACAGTGATTCCAAGAGCAAAATCAGCTTGGGGATCATTTGTCGAAGTTACGGAAAAAAACCATGATTTCTTGAAAAATTTGATAAAGGAACTGGAAGAAAAAAATGTGAGCGGAAATACAAATGAACAAAAAATTTTGACTTTATACAAAAGTTTTTCTGACATGAAAAAAAGAAATGAACTTGGAATTTCGCCTATTAAAAACAGCTTAGAAAAGATCGATGCAATAAAAGATATAAAAGATTTACAGAAATATAATATCGAAAATACAAGACAGGGGAAAAACGAATTTTATGGCTGGGGAATTGGAGCTGATTTTAACAACGCCAAAAATTATGCAGTATTTTTAGGAAGTGCAAGTTTAGGATTATCGGTGGACTACTATCAAAAAGATACCGCTGAAAACAGAAAAATTTTGGCAGAATATACAAATTATGTCAGTGATATACTAAAATTTGCCGGAGAAAAAGATACATTGCAAAAAGCTCAAAAGATTGTGCAATTTGAAAAAGATATGGCGAATACGATGTTAAAAGTGGAAGATTACCATGATGTGAAAAAGTACAACAATCCAAAAAGTGTAAAGGACTTGGCAAATATTACAAAAAATATAAATTTAGCTGACTATTTGCAAAAAGTTGGAGTAAATACAGATAAAGTCATCATTACTGAGCTAAATTACTTTAAAAATCTGGATAGATTCTTGCGAGATGAAAATATAGATTTAATCAAGGACTATATGAAATTTCAATTAGTTGACGGCTCATCTTCATACCTTACAGACGAACTTGGAAAAAGAAGTTTTGAGTTTTATGGAAAATATTTAAATGGTCAGAAAGAAAGAGAAACTCTTGAAAAAAGGGCATTATATTTTACAAACGGTTCGCTTGGAGAGATGGTAGGACAAATTTATGTCAAAAGAAATTTTTCGCCTGAAGCTAAAAGAGATACAAAAGAAATGGTTGAATATATAAGAAAAGCGCTAAAAAATAGAATTACAAAACTTACTTGGATGAGTGAAACGACTAAGAAAAAAGCGCTGGAAAAATTGGCAAAAATAAATGTTAAAATAGGTTATCCAGATAAATGGAAAGACTACAGCACATTAGTTTTCACAAATGACGATACACTTTATGACTTAGTTGAAAAAATGAACGACTGGAGCTACAAAGAAGCTCTAAAAAAAGTTGGAAAACCTGTAGATAAAACTGAGTGGGGAATGTCTGCAAATACAGTAAATGCCTATTATTCACCAACTGGAAATGAAATAGTATTTCCAGCAGGAATACTTCAGCCTCCATTTTATGATGTCAAAAACTCTGAAGCCGCTGCAAATTTTGGAGCGATTGGAACTGTGATTGCACATGAAATAACGCACGGATTTGATGTATCGGGAGCTTCATACGACGGGGATGGAAACGTGAAAAACTGGTGGACAGCTGAGGACAAGGCAAAATTTGATGCAGTTTCTAAAAAATTGGCAAATGAATTTTCAAGTTACACAGTAATTGATGATACAAAAGTAAACGGTGAATTTACATTGACTGAAAATATCGCTGATTTAGGTGGAGTAAACATCGCTTATGATGCATTACAACTTTATTTAAAAGATCATCCAAATTCAACAAAAGCTTATGATGACACAATAAGTAAACTTTTCTTTTTAAGTTATGCGAGAATGTGGCGTCAAAAATCAACACCTGAATATTTAAAAAATATGACAAAATCAGATTCTCATTCACCAAATTTCTTAAGAGTAAACGCCATTTTGAAAAATGTTGATGCTTTTGAAAAAACATTTGAAGTAAAAGAAGGAGACAAAATGTATAAAGCTCCTGCTGATAGAATTAAAATCTGGTAA
- the rimP gene encoding ribosome maturation factor RimP: MERILNEFEKKIELHLKEMNLELADVEYVRDGGYNYLRVYVEKEEGITTLDDCIDFSRKIDGIADELIDEKFFLEVSTPGIERKLKKEKDFLRFTGENINVQTKSNIEGTKKFNGKLEKFENGVIFISDGKLNKVIQIPIEKLKKANLVYEIPNGILDSEEE; encoded by the coding sequence ATGGAACGAATTTTGAATGAATTTGAAAAGAAAATCGAATTGCATTTGAAAGAAATGAACTTAGAGTTGGCAGATGTCGAGTATGTAAGGGATGGGGGATACAATTATTTAAGAGTTTATGTTGAAAAAGAAGAAGGGATAACAACGCTTGATGATTGTATTGATTTTAGCAGAAAGATTGATGGAATTGCCGACGAACTTATAGATGAGAAATTTTTTCTGGAAGTTTCAACTCCAGGAATTGAGCGAAAATTGAAAAAGGAAAAAGATTTTTTGAGATTCACTGGAGAAAATATTAATGTTCAAACAAAAAGTAATATCGAAGGAACCAAAAAATTTAATGGAAAACTGGAAAAATTTGAAAATGGTGTAATTTTCATTTCTGATGGAAAATTAAATAAAGTAATACAGATTCCAATAGAGAAATTAAAAAAGGCAAATTTGGTATATGAAATACCTAACGGTATATTAGATAGTGAGGAGGAGTAA
- the nusA gene encoding transcription termination factor NusA, producing MKGKDQKIFLEALDELEKEKGILKEELFETIETALLAAYKKNYGEADNVVVSINRNSGDVKVFAQKKVVEAVENPDDEISLEDALSFKKRAKLGDVLDLEINAENFKRNAIQNAKQIVVQKVRECEKRNIFNKFKEIENTIVSANVRKTDEKGNLYVDINGLEAIIPAKELSSVDSFKQGDRIKVFIGEVEENTKFTKTFISRKSDELLRGLLELEIPEIEDGIIEIKNIAREAGSRAKVAVYSNDENLDVKGACIGKNGLRIQSIIDELGGEKIDIVLWNEDIKEFVKNSLNPAQVLSVEITSESKETKNENENESEDEKTKKETEEKGKLKIAKVFVKENQLSLAIGKKGQNSRLAARLCGIKIDINTVEDDEIEE from the coding sequence GTGAAAGGAAAAGACCAAAAAATATTTTTGGAAGCACTTGATGAATTAGAAAAAGAAAAAGGAATTTTGAAGGAGGAATTGTTTGAAACAATAGAAACAGCACTTTTAGCAGCATATAAAAAAAATTACGGGGAAGCAGATAATGTTGTAGTTTCAATAAATAGAAATAGTGGAGATGTAAAGGTATTCGCGCAAAAAAAGGTTGTAGAAGCTGTGGAAAATCCAGATGATGAGATAAGTTTAGAAGATGCGCTCTCATTTAAAAAAAGAGCAAAATTAGGTGATGTCCTGGATTTGGAAATCAATGCGGAAAACTTTAAAAGAAACGCAATTCAGAATGCAAAGCAAATTGTTGTGCAAAAAGTTAGGGAATGTGAAAAGAGAAACATTTTTAATAAATTTAAAGAAATTGAAAACACGATTGTTTCAGCAAATGTAAGAAAAACTGATGAAAAAGGTAACTTATATGTCGATATTAATGGACTTGAAGCAATTATTCCAGCAAAGGAATTATCGAGTGTGGACTCTTTTAAACAAGGGGACAGAATAAAAGTTTTCATAGGAGAAGTCGAAGAAAATACAAAATTCACAAAAACATTTATTTCAAGAAAATCGGATGAACTTTTAAGAGGTTTATTAGAACTTGAAATCCCTGAAATTGAAGATGGGATCATAGAAATAAAAAACATTGCCAGAGAAGCTGGAAGCCGTGCTAAAGTGGCAGTTTATTCGAATGATGAAAACCTTGATGTGAAGGGAGCCTGCATTGGTAAAAATGGACTTAGAATACAGAGCATTATTGATGAATTAGGTGGTGAAAAAATTGATATTGTCCTTTGGAATGAAGATATTAAAGAATTTGTAAAAAATTCACTAAATCCGGCACAAGTTTTATCAGTAGAAATTACTAGCGAAAGTAAAGAAACTAAAAATGAAAACGAGAATGAAAGTGAAGATGAAAAAACTAAAAAAGAAACTGAAGAAAAAGGCAAGTTAAAAATTGCAAAAGTATTTGTAAAAGAAAATCAGCTCTCACTTGCAATAGGTAAAAAAGGTCAAAATTCAAGACTTGCAGCTAGACTTTGTGGAATAAAAATTGATATTAATACTGTGGAAGATGACGAAATAGAAGAATAA